GTCCGACACTGCTGTGAGGCTGCCGGGGGGGCAGGGGGCTGTCGGGAGAAGATGTCGCTGCATGAAATAAACCAAAGCAACAAAATGAAGTTCATGGAAAAGCTCATCCTTGCGTCATCTTTTGTTACCGGTCTGAACCGTCTGTGGGAGACTGTATGGTCCACTGCAGCTGCCAGAGGACGCTTTGACGGAGACGTTATACGTCTGTCCGCACCGGAGAGCCCTCAGCCTGCAGCTGGCACTGCCAGTGTGGCACGCGACTGCATCGAGACGTCCAGCCAGCGGCGCAGCGTGCACACTGTAGTTGAGCGGCACGGCAGAAGTGTTCCAGCTGGCCGCCGCGTCATCGGTGCCGCACATCAGCTCCGTCCTGAAGTCTTCTGGAGCGCATGGTACTAACAGAGACAGAACACAATGTGAAGGATTAGTTCGACATGTTGGGGAATGTGCTTGACTGTTTCCTTCCTCATACCTCTCGCTACGTATGAAACTACCACCAGCAATGTGTTCGCTAAGCGTAGCATAAAGTCAGGCGACAGGGGGAAACCGATTGTACCTCTAGATCTCACTCATCATCGAATACTTATTCTTTGTGTTACATACGAAAACAGATGTGTGAAAACGACAAGTTGTGGTTTTATGTTGAAGACCTTATTATTGGTTGCTTGCAGACATTCTTGAGTCAAGTGAGATAAAGCATGTTTTTATTCCTTCCGTTTATTGCAAGAACAAGGAAGGCAATGGAATAACTATAATTAtcccccaaaatgtcaaactattccttttcaTACATTATGTTAATCGGTGCACATCTGTAAATACATGCTGTGTCAGAAACATTCAAGACAAACTGAAGAAGTGACAAAACCCCCCTGCACGACCACAAGACGTGTCACTTGATGCTTTGATATGAATTAACGTCACTCATCAAATCACTCGGCTTGAATTTGCATCTTCATTATCTACCGTCTTTTGGCTGAGGACCAGACCTCTCTGCCAGTACCTTGGTCTTGTTTGAAGGGGGCACTGAAGTTGCTGACACACGTGCCGTCGGTAGCAGACACAAGGATGTTGTAGGCGTGGCCACAGACCACCGGACTCAGCGTGCAGTTGGTGCTGAGGCTGCTGCAGGTGAGGTTCTGCCCGTTGCTGGTGGCTCGCACCGCGTAGCTCACTGCATTGGCGCTGGGGGGCCAGGACACCTGCGCAGTGGCAGCGCCACACATCAGCTGGCTGGATACATCATAGGGAGAACAGGGCTCTGGGGAGGGAAACAAATCAAACctcattcacaagtctttacAAATGACACGTGTTGAACTCTCGCTGGCGGTCAGCGCCATGTCACCTGTGTTCAAAGAGACAGTGTCACTCAGTTGACCCGTACAGGTGTCATCGGCTCCCGACACACCGATGGTGTAAACGGCTCCACACTGGAGTCCGGGGAGGCTGCAGGAAGTGTCATTGGCCGTGCactctgacctgtgacctccggCGCTCACAGCAACAGCGGTGTAGTGACGGGCACTGTCGCTGGCCACCCAGGACACAGGAACAGGGTCCGGAGCACACGTGTGCGCGACGGCGACCGCGGTGGGAGGACATGGCACTGAAGGGGAATTAAAGATGACGGAGAAATTTGAGACTGCATTCAAGAAAAACATACAACCTTAAAGAAGGTTCATCAGCCTTCCTCACCTGTTTGCACTGTGACCTCTGTGCTGGGCAGACTGAAGCACGTCCCGGTGGTGGAGAAGACAATCGCCCTGTAGGAGCTTCCACACAACAACCCACCCAGGGTgcactgtgtgcgtgtggagTTACAGTACAGAGGCTGACCCATTCCTCGAGATATGAATGTGGTGTAGTTCTCTGCAGGAACGGAGATGTTCCAGGTGACCGTCAGCTCGCCGGTGACGCAGGCCACGCTGGCCCTCACATCGTCAGGACCGCATGGCACTAAAAGGAGAGGCGACGAGACATCGCATGTCATTTGTAATGTTCACTTTCCCTCCAGACAGAAACGGTTCATCCCTCATAATTTGCTACCTGAGTTCATGACGATAGGGGTCGAGGTGGACGGACACTTCCCATCACTGTAGGTGACGGTGACGTTGTATCTCTTTCCACAGGGCAGAGAGGAGATTTTGCAGTTGTTGACCGTGTTGCTGGTGCAGTTGAGCTGAGCTCCGCTCTGATCCTCCATGGCTGCCGTGTAGAGGCCTGTGAGCTGATTGTTCTGCCAGACTATCAGAGCATGGTTGGCGTCACAGTCTCTGAATGCCTCAATGTTGGTTGGAGGACACGGAGCTAATGGAGAGTCAGAGGATTTAGTCGATTAGATGCACAATGCCTTGAATACATATGTCTTAAAACTAGGAGATAAATACCCAGAGTAATCCAACCCTCTGACCTACCTGTCGTGAAGTTCACCTCCTCGCTGGCGCTGCTGTTGCAATCAAGATTGGAGCCGATCACGCTGGCTGTGTAATTCTGTCCGCATCTCAGGCCTTCAATCAAGCAGTTTGTGCGCCTTGAATTACAGCTGTGCACATTCCCACTTTGGTCCTCAGCAATGGCGATGTAGAAAATGGCCCCGATGGTCGCCGTCCAGTTGGCTTTCACAGAGTCTTGGCTGCAGTCCACGGACGCCGAGAAGTTGAGAGGGGAACAGGGAACTGGAGAGAGGCAAATATCTCATTCACAAAGATGAGATCAGCAAGTGTCTAACAGAGTTCCCGATACGTACCAGTCTGAGCAATGTCTCCCAACACCCTGTCAGTGGAGCAGTTGTCATTGGAGGCCCGGATCCACACACTGAGGTGTTCGCCACACGGCACGCCGGTCACCGCGCAGCTGTTGGCGGAGGAGGTGCAGTTGTATATTTCTCCAGTGTTCCCCTGTGCCTCCACCGTGTAGGACAGAGCTCCAGCAGCAGAGTCCCAGGTCGTGAGCAATATGTCGGAGTGACAACCAGCTCCTGTCGTTACGGTTGTTGGCAGACACGGCGCTGGAGGAAAGGAGGCACATACAAAGAAGGCttacttcctctctcttcttgtGTCATCCAACACGATGTCCATGTGGAGAGTAAAAACTAAACTGCTCTGTGAGAACGAGCATGCCAAGACTGTCGTAAATCGAATTATTGGCCTCATTATATTTAGTTGTTAGAGTTATGACATGTTATATGTTttgttaatatatttaaaatatcacAGTGATTGTGCAGATACAGTTTAATAATTGTATGGCTGGCATCAGCAGGAGACATGCTGTGTCACACACACTAGATGCTCCGTTCCATTAGCAGGCGGGGCATGTGCAGTATGTGGGACTGACATCACCTGCAGTGCCCAGACTCGTCATAATAAAGAAACGTGGCTCATTAATACATTTTCCTAGTTTTCTGAATAATAACAAAGAgttttttcatgggatttgttgacaaaaggaaaaacacaaattcagaaaaataacaaagacttTATTTTGGCCCTTGGAGGAAACAAATAGAGTTCTACTCACAGGTCCGGACAAACTCCGGTTGGCTGACCTCGGTGTTACAATCAGGGCTGACGGCGTACACGGTGTACTTGTAGTGCTGACCGCAGCCCGTATTAGTGAAGTAACACGTGTTGTCTGGCGTCCTGCACTCGGTCACCTTGCCAGTGCCGTCCACAGCCGTTGCCACATAGTAGAGGGTGTTGTTGGTGGTCTGCCAGCTATAGACGATCACATTGCTGGAGCAATCGTGAAGGGTCTGAGGATGAGCCGGAGCACAGGGGACTGGGGGACGGAATAAGACATTAAAACGCGACTCATGTGGATAGAAGGGTGGAACATATCTGGCTGAATTAGGGGGAAAGAAGAACAGTTCTGCAGAGAGCAGTTTATATTGATTCGTGAATTTTGAGAtgcactgcatttgttttaaAATAGGTATTTACAGCAGACTCACGTTTCATTCAATTGTTCGAAAGCCCGCAAAAAGATCCCGAGATTGGACTCCAGTCTTTTGTAACTATCCTCTTTGTAGCGTTCACCACTTCATCGGAGTAAACAGTTGTgagttatgagtgtgtgtgctgtacaTTAGATCACTTCCCAGGGGGGACTCTATGTGTGTCCATCATCTTTTCATCTCTAGCTGACATTTGAGATCAATCCCAGGCTTCAATAGGATGTTTAGAACTTTCGACTGACTGGTGTTGGATGTCAGGTCTTGGTGGCTAATGAGAGGTTTCACCGCGCGGCATGAGAAAAGACCAGAAGACACACCATGGGAGGAACCTACACAGCTTCCCACAGGACAGACGGATGGGGAAGGTTTGTCACAAAGAGCTTTCCAgaagtgtgcgtgtgcttgACAGTGAGCGGTAAAATAAGAAGGTGTGCACAtgtgggaaacacacacagacaggtgatgaGGCATGGGGAGAGGCGGAGACAATGACGAACACAAGCCACGTTTTGCAGTTTCCCCACGAGCAGGTGCTCCGCTCACCTGTCTCGAACAAGGCGGTGGTGTTGGAGGTGCTCTCACAGTCGTCGGAGAAGGCCGTCACATGGACCACGTACGTCTCACCACATTTGAGCATGGTGATCTGGCAGCTGGTGGAGGCCGATGTGCAGTTATTGGACGCGCCGGTGCTATCGACGGCCCTGGCCTTGTACGAGTTGGCCCCGAATACCAAGTCCCAAGTTACCGTCACCATGCCACTGGTGCAGCTGTAGTCCGCAGAGATGGTCGTCACCGGGTCAATGGCTGAAGAAAGACGTGTGAACAGATGAGACAGATGTTCAGAATTCTTCTTCGTTTCGTCCTGGAGGCCCTgagaccctttttttttttagcagctcaaaaaacatattaaacatgATTTCATCATGAATTTTCCTTCTGGCATCTGATTGACCTCAAACACAAGTAACATCCCTATGTTTTAGGCCAACAAAAggattatgtatttgtttatgcattaaaaatactttatggtcatttccATATTTGGGCACCTTAATCACAAGATTGTGGTAAAAACTATTGCTATTCTACATACTTCTGATTATTAATTGGACACATGGAGCAGAAGGAAAACATCCAGAAAAAAGGCCAAtatcaacacaacacaaaaagTGAGCGTGTATCTATTCTGACAAATGAATTGTACTGTTAAAGTACTCACTAGCGGTATTGTATGTGACATCAGAGGCCTCCCCAGGAATTAAGAAGAAGTTGTTGGATGATACTCCCACTGTGTAGAAGGAGCAGGGCTCCAGATTGCTGATGTCCATGGATGTGGCTGAAGTGTTTCTGATGACCGGGGCGTTGCCGGGGGTGTCGTTGTCGCGCACGGCCACTTGATAAAGCAGGACCTTACTGACAGAGTTCCACGTCACTCGGGCTGTGCTCTTTCCCGTCGATACAAGAGCCACGCCGGTGGGCGGTGGCACCACTTCCAAGAAAAATACAGGTGTTAATCTGATGTATTTGCAAATCCCATTCACGTTTTCACATATCCCCAAGTGTAAAAGCGTCAGCTCACACATAACTTGCTGTGAAGTAGTTTTCTCTGTATCGATCTTCTCACTAAAGCAGCTGAACCAGCGTCTCGTGTGCACTTACATGTCGTGATTGTCCTCGTACTACTTCTGGCACTCCTCCCAGCACTGTTTGACGCGTACACGTAACAGTTGTACGTTGTAGAAGGAGTTAGGCCGTCCACTTGACCGCCCAGATTTGTGAAGGTCCGGTTGTGGTTTTTCGCCGGAGAACTAAATAACTCCTCCACAAACAAGATGTAGCTGTCCGCTCCTGACACGCTGGACCACTCAAACCGTATAGATGTACTGGAAAGAGCTTTGGAAAAGGTGATCTGGGATGTGGCAGGCACTGAGGGAATACAAGATAAAGGATTCAGCAGAGGGACTCTGATGTTTGGTCTTATTTAACTCGCaactgaaaaaataaagaaggtcATTACCTGTCGTGGTTATTTCCACGTTTGTGCACACAATATTGTAAAACTCAAAGACCTTCAGTGTGACTTGATAGAAACTTCCGGGTCTTAACCCCTGAATCCGCCTCTCTGTGCTGGGGGCAGTCTGCAGCACCACCAGCGGGGCGATGCTGGTGGAGTTCACAACTCTCAAGTCCAGTAAGTAAACTGAAGCTCCAGCGTAGCCGCTCCATTTCAAATACAGTGATGATGCAGAAGGAGAATTCACGGACAGAAAAGGACAtcctgagagaagagagaaggaagaatATGTCCTGTCTGGGAATCTAATCTTTTTACCTTTTGAGATTAAAAGAGTATTATCTGATTTCTTTGTTACATTTTGTattctcattttattttatatactacATAATGGTATTATCACAATTGAGAAAATGCAAATGTCATATCCAAGACAAGTAAAGATGAACCATATGAAGATTCACTGATTGATCTATCTCGCCATTttagtaaaaaacaaactgttGTGAGCATCTATACATCAGTGTCAGTGCCTCCCGTCACGCAGAACACTCACCTGGAGCCAAAACATGTTGAGTCTAAAAAAGatcaaatatattaattaaaagGACAAAAAGTGATAAAGAAAagtgataaaataaaaaaagtgaatttgAAAAAGTATTATTACCTGTATGACGGACAAAAGGATGAGTGATGAATAGAGCATCCACTTCTTATCCATTGTAATGATCAGGATGTCAGTGAGGTACATCCGAATGTCGCTGCTGCAGCTCAACTGAGATATTTACAGGCTGAGTGCTGAAGATCAACTCAATGAGAACCAATCAGGACGTCCTAAATGAGGACAGGGAGATACCCGTGGCCTCTCGGTCATCATGAGAAGGAAATAAAGtatgatgggagggggggggggggcatccaaGCCCCCACCCCTTTAGGCTATAAAGCTGCCCTTCATCTTCCCGTATTATTTTATTCCTGGAAATAGACCAACTCCAGCTTTGAAGGTGAACACATCGGCTGTAACACTTGACATAAGAAGGAATTTCTCTCTAAGTATCTATAATTCTTTAATAAAGGGACTTCCTAGTTTATGGATCAGGATTCCCCTGCtgtaagaggagaggagatcctTTGTACGACTGAGTGGATCTTTCCAGGATCGATCACGTCTTTCTCGGAAATGTTGTCATTATGCATTATTGCACACTAGGTGACTTATATTACTAATTATGTAATGCTGAGATTAAAGACATTAGTTATTCAGTTACCTCacaatatctataaatataaatagatcAGGAGTAAAAATCTTGTAAAATCACCAATATGAATCATATAAACATCATTCATCAGACACAACTTCAGAGCAGTTTAAAGCCATTAAACAATTAATTTAAAGAAGCAAGACAGCATACCATATTTCTAAAGCATTTTTCAAAACACGTGGCTAAATGATTTACAGGAAGATATCAGTGAAGATGTGAAATGTATCCACCTGAGTGTGGAGGATCTTTTGTCTGCCGCATGCGGGAAACAAACCTTCTTGAACATGTTTTGCTGTAATGGTTTTTGAAAGTCCACCTCGGGGATTTCCGGCCACCCTTCTTGTTTTAGAGGAACATATACGGAAtgctaaactaaaataaagatataaaaGGACATTATTCAGCTTATACATAATACTAACTGgagaaacaacaaaaagaccatTTTGctaaaatctttttatttttatgttgcaAATACATTCGGAGCAGCAGCATAACCCTGCTGAGATCGATAGGTTTCCTTAAAGTGGGTTAAATCAAGGCCCAGttttattataatgttgttgtttctaagaaaacaaaacacatcaGGGACCTCAGATGGTTTTGCCTTTATTTAATCTTATTTAAGCATGGTTGGACAATAAGTCCGCAGCTGTTAAGCTAAACATATCTAGATGTATTTCATTTCAACAATGGTTAGAATACATTATAAGTTAACGTCAGTTTCCATACAGTGCTTTGCCAATACTGTATCTGAATATGCCCATGCTAATAAAGCCTTTATTGTCctctttattgttatttaaaagTGATTTGATGATTAAAATAACTCTACTAAACATGTTACATTTGGTCACATGTGGAACGTAACAGAACCGTACTTCTGAAAGTCAGGGTTGCCAGttctgtgacaaaaccagcccaataacGGCCAATAAAACAGCCCAAAAAGTTAACAGTCCAATACCAGAATTAAAAATATGCccatacactgcttttaaattcCCAAAGTATTAATTATCAAATGTCTGGGCGGTCctcctgtgtggagtttgcatgttctccccgtgtcagcgtgggttcccttcgggttctccggcttcctgcagtccaaagacatgcaggttaTTTATATTGATGGCATCAGGTGGTCTACTACCCAGATGACAAGAAGGGTTGGAAATATTCTGTTCATTTCtatgtttgtattattatttttgtattcttattttaaatttaattaaccaggaaatgcctcattgagattaaaaaggTCCTTTATGAGTGtgctggccaagacagcagcagtagcacattacacaaaaaTGCAGACAATAcatcataaaacagtgacagacaatatttaaaaaaaaaagatatattttttagatcacagcatgaataaaacctaaAAAGTAAGACTCGAGTCATCATAATCAAGTTCACACTTGTACATTATAGTGTGCAACTGCACTTCAAGACTATGAATGGGATTATAGCAACACAATTACTAATTGATATGTTATATAGTTCAACAATAAGCAACCTGTTAAGGGGTTTATCTTTTACATAGAGAGTGGTCAGTATCTTTTTATTAATAGCCTGATCCTTCACCCCTGGAATGTACACTATATGTGCAATAAACACTCGGGGCACATGGGTCAGTTATACAACCTTTACGGGCAGTGAAAGTCACAACAGGTCTCTTGAATACATACGATCTATTTCAAGACGTTTCTCTGAGGGTTTTgttttgaccccaggctgtttttcactgtgtcaaacatataagatatatcaactattttatttatttaaagggctatttaggtaatcaacaaacaaacaaagtacctcacacttaaacttgggaaacaatattaattctaataattttctggaggttttaattgctggggtcaaattgaccccgagggtaaaatatgttagtgaatgtgaaggtaacaggagggttaaagaaaaacaacacacaagatAATTGACAGCACACGTTGTCATGCAAAAAGCGATGT
This portion of the Pseudoliparis swirei isolate HS2019 ecotype Mariana Trench chromosome 8, NWPU_hadal_v1, whole genome shotgun sequence genome encodes:
- the LOC130198420 gene encoding fibronectin type III domain-containing protein 7-like; the protein is MCELTLLHLGICENVNGICKYIRLTPVFFLEVVPPPTGVALVSTGKSTARVTWNSVSKVLLYQVAVRDNDTPGNAPVIRNTSATSMDISNLEPCSFYTVGVSSNNFFLIPGEASDVTYNTATIDPVTTISADYSCTSGMVTVTWDLVFGANSYKARAVDSTGASNNCTSASTSCQITMLKCGETYVVHVTAFSDDCESTSNTTALFETVPCAPAHPQTLHDCSSNVIVYSWQTTNNTLYYVATAVDGTGKVTECRTPDNTCYFTNTGCGQHYKYTVYAVSPDCNTEVSQPEFVRTSPCLPTTVTTGAGCHSDILLTTWDSAAGALSYTVEAQGNTGEIYNCTSSANSCAVTGVPCGEHLSVWIRASNDNCSTDRVLGDIAQTVPCSPLNFSASVDCSQDSVKANWTATIGAIFYIAIAEDQSGNVHSCNSRRTNCLIEGLRCGQNYTASVIGSNLDCNSSASEEVNFTTAPCPPTNIEAFRDCDANHALIVWQNNQLTGLYTAAMEDQSGAQLNCTSNTVNNCKISSLPCGKRYNVTVTYSDGKCPSTSTPIVMNSVPCGPDDVRASVACVTGELTVTWNISVPAENYTTFISRGMGQPLYCNSTRTQCTLGGLLCGSSYRAIVFSTTGTCFSLPSTEVTVQTVPCPPTAVAVAHTCAPDPVPVSWVASDSARHYTAVAVSAGGHRSECTANDTSCSLPGLQCGAVYTIEPCSPYDVSSQLMCGAATAQVSWPPSANAVSYAVRATSNGQNLTCSSLSTNCTLSPVVCGHAYNILVSATDGTCVSNFSAPFKQDQGGFCHFFSLS